From a region of the Erythrobacter neustonensis genome:
- a CDS encoding sensor histidine kinase, with translation MSQLDTPRLPENASDLRSLYRAAEARAARLRVLVEAGQVLAGATPETLDAAVCEVARAAAHLAGYESGRVVEDRPGEAGDDNGLIFPLTSPGSDVTSPGALVLEGRRSAPSAEDREAVAVVCQLIGASLSARAREARLARLLGELLRGQEIERSRIAHELHDGVAQNAAALMRRLELASDGDPADLAKARDQARALVRELRRVIAGMRPPVLDDLGLVPALQHLAAEARASGMAIALEIAPDPGHRPPPAIETALFRIAQEALNNARAHAGPDVHVTLRLAYGAGRWRLSVRDDGCGFDPDAGRAAHDAGGLGLAYMRERIELLDGCLTITSAPGAGCSLLAEVPAA, from the coding sequence ATGTCGCAGCTTGATACTCCCCGCCTGCCCGAAAACGCGTCCGATTTGCGCAGTCTTTACCGTGCAGCCGAAGCGCGCGCTGCGCGCTTGCGCGTGCTGGTCGAAGCTGGACAAGTTCTGGCTGGAGCCACGCCCGAAACGCTGGATGCTGCGGTGTGCGAAGTGGCGCGCGCCGCAGCGCATCTGGCGGGATATGAGAGCGGGCGGGTCGTCGAGGACAGGCCGGGCGAAGCGGGTGACGATAATGGCCTGATCTTCCCGTTGACCTCGCCGGGTTCTGACGTGACATCGCCCGGCGCGCTTGTTCTCGAAGGTCGCCGAAGTGCGCCCTCGGCTGAAGACCGCGAGGCTGTCGCGGTCGTATGCCAGTTGATCGGGGCAAGCCTTTCGGCCCGGGCGCGCGAGGCCCGGCTCGCCCGACTGCTCGGCGAATTGCTGCGCGGTCAGGAGATCGAACGCAGCCGGATCGCGCACGAATTGCATGATGGGGTCGCACAGAACGCCGCTGCGCTGATGCGGCGACTGGAGCTGGCAAGCGACGGTGATCCCGCCGACCTTGCCAAGGCGCGCGATCAGGCGCGCGCTCTGGTCAGAGAATTGCGCCGGGTGATCGCGGGGATGCGGCCCCCGGTGCTCGATGACCTTGGACTCGTCCCCGCGCTCCAGCATTTGGCCGCCGAGGCGCGGGCAAGCGGCATGGCGATAGCTCTCGAAATCGCGCCCGACCCCGGCCACCGTCCGCCCCCGGCGATCGAGACGGCGCTGTTCCGGATCGCGCAGGAAGCACTCAACAATGCCCGGGCCCATGCCGGGCCCGACGTTCACGTGACCCTGCGACTGGCGTACGGTGCCGGTCGCTGGCGGCTGTCGGTGCGCGACGATGGCTGCGGATTCGATCCGGATGCCGGACGCGCGGCCCATGACGCAGGCGGCCTCGGTCTTGCCTATATGCGCGAACGGATCGAATTGCTGGACGGGTGCCTGACGATCACGAGCGCGCCCGGCGCGGGCTGCTCGCTGCTGGCCGAGGTGCC